CTAAAGGGAAAGATCCCAGATTTTCGTCTAAGGCCTCTAAATTTATCCTAAGTTTCAAAGGTAGTGTTATTCCATAGACAGCCAGGAGGTTGGCTTAGAAGCAGCCATCCTTTAAAGATAGCGTAACAGCTCACTGGTCAATGGAATGGCGCGCCCAAAATTTATCGAGGATTAAGGATAATGCCGAAGACAATGATTTTTTAAGTAATTTATTACTTGAGGAGTGGTAGGGGAGCGTTCTAATTGCGGTGAAGCCGAATTGTAAAGTTTGGTGGAGTGATTAGAAGTGAGTATGCCGGTATGAGTAGCGCACAAGGGAAGTCAAAATCTTCCCCGCCGAATACCCAAGGTTTCCGAAGCTACGTTCGTCGTCTTCGGGTTAATCGATACCTAAGGTGAGGCCTCTTGGCGTAGCCGATGGATGACTGGTTAAAATTCCAGTATTTGATTAAAAGCGTTATTAACTAGGGACTGACAGGGTGAATAAGCTATAGCTCCTTATTGAATTGGAGCACAAAAACGTCGATAGTGATGACAGGAAAATCCGTCATTGTGTTTAATTGATGTGGTGTAGAGTTAGTCGAAAGGCTGACAATTTTAGCTAATAGCCTACAAGAAAAGGTTCGTAGTGAGTTTTTAATCAAGTCGTACCGTAAACCGACACAGGTGGGTTAGTCGAGAAGACTAAGGCGATCGAGAGAAAGAAGTTTAAGGAACTCGGCAAAAAAACTACCCGTAACTTCGGGAGATGGGTTTCCTCAATTTATTGGGGAGGCACCTAAAGTTTGCTAGTCGACTGTTTATCAAAAACACAGGTCCCTGCAAAAGCGAAAGCTTAAGTATAGGGGCTGACGCTTGCCCAGTGCCGGTAAGTTAAGAGGATTGGTGCTTGTAAGCAATTACATGTTGCCATGAATTCAAGCTCCGGTAAACGGCAGCAGTAACTATAACTGTTCTACGGTAGCGAAGTTCCTTGTCGGGTAAGTTCCGACCTGCACGAAAAGCGTAACGAGCTAGCAACTGTCTTAAACTTCTACTCGGCGAAATTGCGATGGCTGTGAAGACGCGGCCTAATTGTATCAGGACAAAAAGACCCCGTGGAGCTTTACTGTAGCTTGTCATTGTTCTCTTATTTTTTAATTGTCTAGTATAGGTGGGAGAGAAATCGTCAGTGTAATACCACTCGTTGAAGAATTTGAGGCTCATTCATCGGCTCTGGAAACGAGCTGGAAGAAAGTGATAGGTGGGCAGTTTTACTGGGGCGGTACCCTGCAAAAGAATAACGCAGGGGCACAAAGGTTGGCTTAGTGCGGATGGAAATCGCACGGAATGTGTAAAGGCATAAGCCAGCTTGATTGCATGACGGACACGTCTAGCAAGTACGAAAGTATGTCTTAGTGATCCTCTGTCTCTTCATGGGAAGGGCAGAGCTTAACGGATAAAAGCTACCCCGGGGATAACAGAGTAGTCGCGCCTGAGCGTCCACAGCGACGGCGCGGGTCGCTACCTCGATGTCGGCTCAACGCATCCTGGAGGTGTAGAAGCTTCCAAGGGTTGGTCTGTTCGCCCATTAAAGCGTTACGTGAGCTGGGTTCAGAACGTCGTAAGACAGTTCGGACTCTATCCGATACAATCGTTAAAGTTTTGAGGAGATCTGACCTTAGTACGAGAGGACCAGGTTGGGAGAACCTCTGGTGTGCCGGTTGTTTTATCAAAAGCAGCGCCGGGTAGCTATGTTCTATGAGGATAACCGCTGAAAGCATCTAAGCGGGAAGCCAACTCCAAGATAAGAACTTTTGGATCCCGGGCAGACTACCCGGTTAATCGGCTTGAAGTGGAAGGATAGTAATGTCTTAAGCTTACAAGTGCGAATAGATCCGTATAATTTGCGAACCTTTCTCTTTAGATTTTAATGTGCAAGTAAAATTGCACATTTGGCCTGGTGATTAAAGCGCCGTGGAACTACCTTTTTCCATTCCGAACAAAGAAGTAAAACGCGGCAGCGGGGACGATAGCTACGGAGCAATCTGTCGTGAAAATACCTCATTGCCAGGCCATTTTTTTATTTAGTTTATTGACTTCAATATAAATTATTGTTATTTTAACTCCACATGTTACTTCAAGAAACTAAAAACCAATCAGAAAATTTATTTCAGGGTAAAGTTATTTATTATTCAGGAAGTATTAGAGGGCATGATGCCGATAAAGAGCTTGCATATAGAATAGTAGCCTTTATGCAAGAAAACGGTGCTAATGTTTTGGATCCTCATGTAACGGCAAGAAATGCAGAAGAAAGATCAAGATTGTTTTATGAAACTTCTGGAATTAATATCGCAGCAATTAAAAGTAGAACTAAAAGAGCAATGGTTGCAAGGAAACAAGATTTAGAGTGGGTAGATAAAGCCTCACACTTAGTTGCATTAGTTACAGATCCAAGTTTAGGTGTCGGCATTGAAATTGAACACACAATTACTAAGCCACGTCTGGGGTTAAATAAAACTCCGATGCTGTTTTTAGTAAGTGAAGAAATTTACAAACAAGATAAATTTAGCAATATGATATTAGGTATCAATCCAAGAGAAGCCGATTATGCTGTTGGAGTCTATAAAACTGAAGAAGATATTCAATGGATGATTACCGAATTCCTAACTTCTCACTAAGATTGTTTTAAGTTCAAATTTGGTATATAATTCCCATACACAACTAGAAAGGTGGAAATAATGAATGGCAGAAATGACAATGGCCGAGCTTTTAAAAAAGCACGGAAGTAAAGTAAAAGGCTTCACAAAGTCTCAAAAAATTGAAGTTACTGTAAAAGAAATCAGCAAAAAATTTGCAACATTTGATGTTGGCGGTAAGGGAGAAGGAATTCTAAAAGATCTTTACTTTGCCGAAGCCAGAGACTATATTAAAACCTTAAAACCAGGCGATAAAGTAAGCGCTGTTGTTATGGAGCCTGAAAATAAAGAAGGGAATGTTGTTTTATCACTTCGTCACGCTGCAAACGATTCTCTTTGGGAAAAGCTTGAAGAGCTTAAGAAAAAAGGTGAAGCTGTTACTGTAAATATCAAAAGTTCAAATCAGTCTGGAATTTCTGTAGAATACGAAAATATTTTCGGATTTATCCCAACTTCTCAAATTGGAAAAGAAACATTAAAGAAAATTGATAAATTAGGAAATGCTCTCAAGGTAAAAATCATCGAAATTGATCGTGATCGTAAAAAAGCAGTTTTCTCAGAAAAAGAAGTTTCAGAAGAAAAAGAAATCAAAGCCCAAAAAGATTTGATGAAGAAAATAAAAGCAGATGAAGTTTATGATGGAGTTGTTACAACAGTCACAAATTTTGGAGTTTTTGTTGAAATCAAAGTTGAAAAAGCAAAAATTGAAGGATTGGTCCACACTTCAGAAATTTCTTGGGAAAAAGGAGATAAGCCTGCTGATTTATTTAAAATAGGAGACAAAGTCAAAGTAAAAGTATTATCGGTTACTGAAGATAAATTAGCTTTATCAATCAAACAAGCCCAAGAAGATCCATGGGAAAAGGTTGCCAAAAATTATAAAGTCGACGACAAAATAAAAGGAAAAGTTGTCAGAAATTCTGATTTTGGAACATTTGTTCAAATCGAGCCAGGAATTGAAGG
The Patescibacteria group bacterium genome window above contains:
- a CDS encoding S1 RNA-binding domain-containing protein; the encoded protein is MAEMTMAELLKKHGSKVKGFTKSQKIEVTVKEISKKFATFDVGGKGEGILKDLYFAEARDYIKTLKPGDKVSAVVMEPENKEGNVVLSLRHAANDSLWEKLEELKKKGEAVTVNIKSSNQSGISVEYENIFGFIPTSQIGKETLKKIDKLGNALKVKIIEIDRDRKKAVFSEKEVSEEKEIKAQKDLMKKIKADEVYDGVVTTVTNFGVFVEIKVEKAKIEGLVHTSEISWEKGDKPADLFKIGDKVKVKVLSVTEDKLALSIKQAQEDPWEKVAKNYKVDDKIKGKVVRNSDFGTFVQIEPGIEGLIHITKIPPATKMEIGTDVNCYIEEIDEKNKKIALGLILSAKPLNYK